A window from Pongo abelii isolate AG06213 chromosome 6, NHGRI_mPonAbe1-v2.0_pri, whole genome shotgun sequence encodes these proteins:
- the FMC1 gene encoding protein FMC1 homolog isoform X2 — translation MASTLQPEAETDRSRRHLTAAGAKLLPESRNTGKGPAASGKNPTEQTFRGRVSKIRPICPALCAPQRGMPAFAQARELRRRRGDYCAGKCVRRSVRAPVQRPEHRSSFEGHQ, via the coding sequence ATGGCCTCAACGCTTCAACCGGAAGCAGAAACTGACCGCAGCAGGCGCCATCTAACGGCTGCTGGAGCAAAGCTACTGCCGGAAAGTCGCAACACCGGAAAAGGTCCGGCTGCTTCCGGTAAAAACCCAACAGAGCAGACGTTCAGAGGGCGAGTCTCGAAGATACGGCCAATTTGCCCAGCGCTCTGTGCTCCGCAACGAGGCATGCCCGCTTTTGCGCAGGCGCGAGAACTACGGCGCAGGCGCGGAGACTATTGCGCAGGCAAGTGCGTACGCAGAAGCGTGCGCGCGCCCGTTCAACGTCCGGAGCATCGGTCCAGTTTCGAGG